The following are from one region of the Chiloscyllium punctatum isolate Juve2018m chromosome 46, sChiPun1.3, whole genome shotgun sequence genome:
- the ndufb7 gene encoding NADH dehydrogenase [ubiquinone] 1 beta subcomplex subunit 7: MGAHLARRYLTEPDTEPEPRKIPSFPPDLGFPERQERVMIATQQEMNDAQLPLSQRDYCAHYLIKYLKCKRDMWPNFLECKHERHDWDYCEHEDYVMRMKEYERERRLLMRKKKMNERQAA; this comes from the exons ATGGGGGCGCATCTAGCGCGACGGTACTTGACTGAGCCGGACACCGAGCCAGAGCCCCGCAAAATTCCCAGCTTCCCGCCGGATCTGGGCTTTCCGGAGCGGCAGGAGCGAG TAATGATTGCCACGCAGCAGGAGATGAATGATGCCCAGTTGCCCCTCAGTCAGCGAGATTACTGTGCTCATTACCTCATCAAGTACCTGAAGTGTAAGCGGGACATGTGGCCCAACTTCCTGGAGTGTAAACACGAGCGTCACGACTGGGATTACTGCGAGCACGAAGA ttATGTGATGCGTATGAAGGAGTACGAGAGGGAACGACGCCTGCTGATGAGGAAGAAGAAGATGAACGAGAGACAGGCAGCATGA